The Acidobacteriaceae bacterium nucleotide sequence GTTCCTGAGCACACTTTTGGTTGTGCGCCGCCTCTTCCTGAGGCGACGGAACCTTTGGCTTCGTTCCCTTGAAGTAGGAGTCCGCCCCCTGCATTCCACTGATAGGTTCTATGCAGTCAGCTTGATAGCGACTCTTGAGCGGGTCCAACTGAGCATTCAATGCATCGAGCTTGGCTTGCTTGTTCTCGCATCCGGCCATGGCCAAAAGAAGCAACAGAACGAACGATGTGGGGATTCTCTTCATAGGCACCTCAAAACGACTGCGGGATCGTGTGGTTCTCCACCGCAGGCAGAAGCATGTCCTGGGTGATGTAGAGCTTCACGCGATGCCCCTCGCGGATCGTGATGGTCGGGGGAATCTGCATGAAGCGATCTAGGATCGTCGTTGCAGACTGGGAAACGGAACCAGAGGCTCCGCTAGCGAAGACCGCCGGACCGGAGGCCGTAAGAACAGCTCCTCCCTCGGTAATCTCCGAAGCTCCGGCGATGACGCCGAGCGCAATGGATGCACCGAAAATCTGAAGGTAGTGATTGTTTACCTTGTCCTTCAGACCCTCTTCTCCAATTTGATCCAGTCCGTGAAACTGGTCAAGGTCTACGGAATAGCCGTCAGGCATGATGAGCCGATGGAATACAACGGCCATCCGTCGTTGCTGCCCAAAACCACTACTTCCAACCTTCTTGGCTTCTCCCAGAGCGATCGTCCCTTCAGGGATGAGAACGTGCTGGTGGTCGTGGGAATAGACGGGGTTTGACACCAACACCTTCACCGGGCCGACGGCGTCACCGTCCAGCCGGTTCATAAGAACCGTGTCTACGGTTGTTCCTTCGTAGATCACGTAGGGCTGACCGGTAGCAGAGTCGATGTTGACTTCGGGAGCTCGCTTTGAAGTCGATGTTTCGGCACTGACGGTATGGGCGGCGGGCGAAGCCGGTCCGCCCGTCTGCGGGTTTCCAGAAGGCGGGACTGGAACCTGAGACTGAACCGATTCTTGGGCTGCGGGCTGGACAAAGGCCAGATTCGAGGAGAATCGTCCATCGAATGCTTTGTCACTCTCTTTAGCCGCAAGCATCTGTCGCTCCTGCTGCACGGCTGAGGGCTGACCGCCGCCGCCCGAAGAATAAGGGCAAGGTTGGCCGGGTGCGCAAGCGCCTTGGCCATTCGAGCCATAGCCTGCTGCAACCGTTCTCTGTGCGGCTGTTGCATTGGCGAGCGTAGGATCAAGCGCCGCTTGAGCCGCCGCGTCCTGCGCTTGCTTCTGCTTCGCGGCGTCCACCTGGTCTTTGAGGTCTTGGACGTTGTTCTCGGTGTTGTCCTGAACGAGCGGCTGCGGCGGAGCGTTCTTCGATGCCGCCGAGGCCGTAGTCTTCTTGCCATACGAACTGAAGATGGCGGCCAAGATGACGAGTGCTGCTGCACCGAGGTAGAGAAGCGGCTTCGTGTTCTTTCGAAAAACGCCCTTGGGGTCAAAAACGCGGGACTGAAGAGATGGTTGGGGCACGGATTGCTCAGACATGATTTGCTCCTTTCCTGCTCGGTTCTAGCGGGTAGCGTTAGCTCTTGCGAGTGAAGTTCATTTTCTTCTTGCCAAGCTGGACGTAACCGTTGTCCATGACGAGCGGGATAACGTAGGTGCCATTCCGTAGGTCATAGCTCACAAGATTTGGCTTTCCGTCCTTCATGTCGTAAACCGCGAACTTCTCGGTGGCTTTCGTCGTGATGTAGGTGAACTTGTCGTCGTGATAGATCGACTCGATATCGAAGGGGGCTTTCATCGCGTTGAACTTGTAGTCGAAGCGGAGCTTCGTCTGGTAGTCGCTCTTGAACTCATCAACGGCCTGGGTGACGTGCGACTGCAGAGCGGCGTACTGCGCTTTCGATTGCTCTAGCTGCGCTGCCGGAACAAACTCAGCTGGACCGCTCGAAGCGACCAGCGAAGAATGGTCTGCGGGCTCGACTATGACCTTTAGGTCAGGGAGAGCGGTTGATCCCGAAATGTCCTGCAACGTGAACGTATAGTCATTGCCTTTATCCGTCTTCAGGTGAAGATCGGTGCTGATGCCGGCCTTGGCCGGATGGATGAAGCAATCGTTATTGACGACATCCACCGCCCAGAACTCTTTATCACCCGTGGCGGCAAGAATGATCTTCTCGGTGGCTGGCACCTCGATCAACGTGCTGTACTTCATCTTGGCCCGGATAGGGACGATGTCCGAGGAATGGTAGGAGACTTTGCGAGCACCAGTGGTCTCCTGCGCGAGCACGGAGACACTGGCTGCGAGAGCGAGGACGATGGAGATGAGGACGCGCTTCATAGGACACTCCTTTGTTACCGGGTTGAGGTTGAGGTGACGGCCAGCGCACGCGGCCGGAATGGATGGTCTTTGGCAAGTTGCCGCAAGCCTTCGGCTATGCCGAAGCGAGCGAAGTAATCGCGCTTCACAAGGTTGTCGCGGGCATTGTTGGTCGCCGTCCAATGGCTCACCGAATCGACATTCAAGTGAACTTTCTTGGAACTTTGCGCTTTGCGCACCAGCATCTGTCCTGGCGGTACAAGCCCGGCGATCAACTCCAACTCGGTATCGTTCAGATGGAATGCTTCGCGGTACAGATCGCGATTCATTTCGGGGTTGGCGAGGAAGATCTTCGTCGGACAGCTCTCGGACACGATCTGCAGCATTCCTGACTCTTCAAGCTCTTTGAGAGACTGTGTGGCGAGTACCATCGCAGCATTATGTTTGCGCCAGGTCTTCTGAGCTTGGACGATGTAGTTGCGGATGGTCTCGTTCTTGACGAACAGCCAAGCCTCATCAAGTAGAAAGATCTTGAACGTTGAAAGCTTCTCAGGATTGGCGATCTCATTCGACGCGCGATGGAGAATGTAGAAGAGCAGCGGCTCCAATACCTCGGGTGCATCGCCCCAACCGCCAAAATTGAATGTCTGGAACCGGTTGAAGGTGAGGGTGTCTTCGACGTTGTCGAAGACGAACCCGTACTGCCCCTTGGCAGTCCAGCGATGCAACCGTTCCTTCAGCTCCCCAACGATGTTCGCGAAGTTGGAGACGGTGCGCTGCTCTGGT carries:
- a CDS encoding TrbI/VirB10 family protein, translated to MSEQSVPQPSLQSRVFDPKGVFRKNTKPLLYLGAAALVILAAIFSSYGKKTTASAASKNAPPQPLVQDNTENNVQDLKDQVDAAKQKQAQDAAAQAALDPTLANATAAQRTVAAGYGSNGQGACAPGQPCPYSSGGGGQPSAVQQERQMLAAKESDKAFDGRFSSNLAFVQPAAQESVQSQVPVPPSGNPQTGGPASPAAHTVSAETSTSKRAPEVNIDSATGQPYVIYEGTTVDTVLMNRLDGDAVGPVKVLVSNPVYSHDHQHVLIPEGTIALGEAKKVGSSGFGQQRRMAVVFHRLIMPDGYSVDLDQFHGLDQIGEEGLKDKVNNHYLQIFGASIALGVIAGASEITEGGAVLTASGPAVFASGASGSVSQSATTILDRFMQIPPTITIREGHRVKLYITQDMLLPAVENHTIPQSF
- a CDS encoding TrbG/VirB9 family P-type conjugative transfer protein, which gives rise to MKRVLISIVLALAASVSVLAQETTGARKVSYHSSDIVPIRAKMKYSTLIEVPATEKIILAATGDKEFWAVDVVNNDCFIHPAKAGISTDLHLKTDKGNDYTFTLQDISGSTALPDLKVIVEPADHSSLVASSGPAEFVPAAQLEQSKAQYAALQSHVTQAVDEFKSDYQTKLRFDYKFNAMKAPFDIESIYHDDKFTYITTKATEKFAVYDMKDGKPNLVSYDLRNGTYVIPLVMDNGYVQLGKKKMNFTRKS